A stretch of Planococcus citri chromosome 5, ihPlaCitr1.1, whole genome shotgun sequence DNA encodes these proteins:
- the faf gene encoding probable ubiquitin carboxyl-terminal hydrolase FAF-X isoform X3 — protein sequence MTIVTQAQGVGLQSPDEANEITSLHQAPTHIPGIGGSPSSAEYTGYGPHLPDQPVGDNNAEQKDDSSAAPCSCGSSTFPAEQNEFPPFKEDPSFPHNQLASLEDKINNTKWVIPVLPEQELEILLDAAIELCRTGEDSKSEACQRFFRDSMAICINKIMTDEAVGGWKYTIHHCIYDNCLRFIEICALKIKEDWLPLLDLLALVLNPCNKFHTVNAMRPSETISIGQTYPDDYLFARPALDTRPSRGWLVDMLNKFGEHGGFQGLLDRFKSGKPLTIPVVFALIRPFGFCHELLTVHTIATYFLPIIEMIPEALKNLTDEELKREVKNESKNDVISTIIRSCRCLLSRVPNQEEKMREFEMFRLKMLLRLLQISSFNGKMNALNEVNKLIAGISYFPNRHSSMDHENEEWLTSERMAKWIKENNVLEIVLRDSLHQPQYVEKLEKILRFIIKEKALTLEDLDAVWAAQSGKHDAIVKNVHDLLAKLAWDFSPEQLDHLFGCFQASWSTANKKQTEKLLELIRRLAEDDKDGVMAQKVLTLFWNLAHKEDVLPEILDQALSAHVKILDYSCSQDRDVQKTSWINKCVEELKNESNWVLPALKLIKDICSLYEPSSNIGHTQRQHVFHRQEIIEKLQRQYSLIVLVTENLASYIESVRQVVKDHPDLDPSTYYPDKRYNHIQQVQERLSFLRFLLKDGRLCLCNEQARQIWECLAEKNVFDCDREACFKWFSKIMGEIPDLEPDIYKDFFESNVLQFDPAQLTESGMKCFERFFKTVNSKEGKLRQKRRDYQTDDLDLIGTEYLWRVLTYGGDAIANRAIELLKEVNTNLGPRLQTSLCDFHDNHISECINRLRALYDTISILSKQDSSCMESNEGPVKNPIRKESVRMCRILRVLYEYINECDNNFASERKLLPLYRAGRGKHVALIVRFANTGRQPDEIELVLHGNMTVGCLRKQILRKLKSISNNLKVELYANGEMLDPIDDKRLISDIPAIKDKSLLTAKLVQGSGNLVSSPDSSSDSSTGSPHHALDLSPNEDEMYLPGVIISRNEQYTQFFFQIADRGSELGDSDLRDAARNILRIIPPDQNTVENLYILFCNPEIDPQDESVQLPTLESMFFGPSPSQVLYNIEVLYTLLMPTYDPQTDKTVDFQFAFLCSDKAQVALEMLTKNNFLPRADVATKRAAFLTVLKICYVLLSVVGHIAYKVAESSRNYLIESSPQSEDGFATNNALILIKDAFYSLPIHSTDSAVRSLVACKVAQKFIDEVYMNTRCIEFHSSIIDEGVKCSIPRLETIRAIIRLAWACAGGNMQLLVDSAGTDMLHVALQENEPEEEDVLVCREALELLPICMILNRLALDNLHGEKLWPHFIIDLVLIARNRAIRYFASEQILLMMSFSHSQPPLLNCISLLFNVLNKDIVTENGSSAFEYFHLLCRLISVVQQRECILPNIEELLNSEIAWLKMVKDNVKRSGTLLVDEILLEGHLGITKELLRCMSPEKKYFYGSDENSSVKLVKELIEDFIFPASKQMLHFEKTKETVLERAIPVCNTPQSLDSAFDLLVTLCMGCASNLRLVVQMLCDMFYSDRDAPLVEWDYLPPVGPRPLTGFAGLKNAGATCYMNSVIQQLYMVESIRVNILAAEGAATDPNEDFSGEDRYDLDQSPVDTVDGDEKCSVDDARKKYNINILKEVQAIFGHLACSKLQYYVPKGLWRNFRLQGEPVNLREQQDAVEFFMSLIESIDEALKALNHEQTMSKVLGGSFSDQKICKGCPHRYCREEPFSVISVDMRNHSNLLDSLEQYVKGELLEGVDAYHCDKCDKKVETVKRLCVKKLPPVLTIQLKRFEYDFERVCAIKFNDYFEFPRNLDMEPYTVSGLAKVEGELIDCDNISPDGSSDSNNIEEVCTKYQLTGIVVHSGQASGGHYYSYILHRHSDGSSKWYKFDDGDVSECKMEDDEEMKSQCFGGDYMGEVFDQMLKRMSYRRQKRWWNAYMLFYTRLDVQEEPLVNNLKQLSLSESRLSLLKMPEPIEKSVIRQNIKFMHNRNQFSQEYFHFMKRIAICNTPTNHQNACDMFSDSVMEELSLLTVQLVSKFLFHTGFHTKKALRGPASDWWEVLNFHLKSYSSVRRWFAYNILLEHPHRFCEYLLSCPSAEVRTAFIKIVAHLAHYSVKDPVPSASSTPSIFFDTTSPLSDQILITALQLLNKEISDHGRHLSHYFTLFQIYCGFGTTERQQLLRLNVPCLFLLVTLDEGPGPAIKYQYTELNKCHAVISTLIRCCDVRSQCNPFQGAPMLPNPYAEYSNDSYIMELQPQVQEILYNRISYVKKLIEEVQLTEDTLKLLQFVSWENPHMSKTILSEVLWHIAFAYCNELKHHIEMLLALLRMEDSWQQHRISNALKGLSPDRDGLFEITFRSKTHYQKRSYQCIKCMVMLFSKCRLAHNMLNSDPNLKKKWWQAVEWLNEELDRRPFVSSPPYNYANWQSTSSVPSNDTANGYLLERSNSAKKTLEKALEICPDTEGDTDEQSDDGESSQTEELTPNEIHPPQPVVKGVQRIPWFKSERFQVHDSEVSGSNFSNRSPPQRLNLRETNTSPVQSGVPVELPLSAIEAPNEDGGESSKSSVTCFEQTDKLNGVKRKPITESNSQQTSSSTDVS from the exons ATGACTATTGTAACTCAAGCCCAAGGTGTTGGACTGCAATCACCCGATGAAGCCAATGAAATTACG agtTTACACCAAGCTCCTACACACATACCTGGTATCGGCGGGAGTCCCAGCAGTGCAGAATATACCGGGTATGGACCTCATTTACCCGACCAACCAGTCGGTGATAACAATGCAGAACAGAAAGATGATAGCTCAGCAGCTCCGTGCTCCTGTGGATCGTCTACCTTTCCTGCCGAACAGAATGAATTCCCGCCTTTTAAAGAAGATCCGTCGTTTCCTCATAATCAATTGGCTTCATTAGaagataaaataaataatacaaaatgGGTGATACCGGTGCTGCCTGAACAAGAGCTAGAAATTTTATTGGATGCTGCCATAGAATTATGCCGTACtg GTGAAGATAGCAAAAGTGAAGCTTGTCAGAGATTTTTTCGCGACTCGATGGCGATATGTATCAACAAGATTATGACCGATGAAGCAGTTGGAGGCTGGAAATACACTATTCACCATTGTATATACGATAATTGTTTACGTTTCATAGAAATATGCgcattgaaaattaaagaagaTTGGCTTCCTTTGCTAGATTTATTAGCCTTGGTTTTAAATCCTTGCAATAA ATTTCATACCGTGAATGCTATGCGTCCTTCGGAAACGATTTCTATTGGACAAACGTACCCGGATGATTATCTTTTTGCAAGGCCTGCCTTAGATACCAGGCCTTCGAGGGGTTGGCTAGTCGATATGCTGAATAA ATTCGGCGAACATGGTGGTTTCCAAGGATTGCTGGATAGATTTAAGAGTGGAAAACCATTGACAATTCCAGTTGTATTTGCATTAATCAGACCGTTTGGGTTCTGTCACGAATTACTTACCGTTCATACAATCGCTACGTATTTTTTACCGATTATT GAAATGATACCAGAggcgttgaaaaatttaaccgATGAAGAACTGAAACGTgaagtgaaaaatgaatcgaaaaatgacGTAATATCGACCATCATTCGATCATGTCGCTGCTTACTGTCACGTGTACCTAATCAGGAAGAAAAAATGCGCGAGTTCGAAATGTTCAGATTGAAAATGCTGTTGAG ATTGCTGCAAATTTCGTCGTTTAATGGTAAAATGAACGCGTTGAACGAAGTTAACAAGTTGATCGCAGGAATATCGTATTTTCCAAATCGACACAGTAGTATGGATCATGAAAACGAAGAATGGTTGACTTCAGAAAGGATGGCG AAATGGATCAAGGAGAATAACGTATTGGAGATTGTTCTTCGTGACTCGTTGCACCAGCCTcaatacgttgaaaaattggaaaaaattcttcgatttaTCATCAAGGAAAAAGCTCTCACGTTAGAGGATTTGGATGCGGTATGGGCTGCTCAGTCTGGCAAACACGATGCGATTGTGAAAAACGTTCATGATTTATTGGCCAAGTTAGCGTGGGATTTCTCGCCGGAACAACTCGATCAtctttttggatgttttcaA GCGAGTTGGTCAACGGCGAATAAAAAGCAGACGGAAAAATTGCTCGAGTTGATAAGGCGGCTGGCTGAAGACGATAAAGATGGTGTCATGGCGCAGAAGGTTTTAACGTTGTTTTGGAATTTGGCTCACAAAGAAGATGTACTACCTGAAATACTGGATCAAGCGCTATCAGCCcatgtgaaaattttggactACAGCTGTTCGCAAGATCGAGACGTACAAAAAACATCGTGGATTAATAAATGCGTCGAAGAATTGAAGAACGAGAGTAATTGGGTATTGCCAGCTTTGAAATTGATTAAAGATATCTGCAGCTTGTACGAACCCTCTTCAAATATCGGGCATACTCAAAGGCAGCATGTATTTCATAG gcaagagattattgaaaaattgcaacgtCAGTATTCTTTAATTGTTTTGGTAACTGAAAATCTGGCTTCTTATATCGAATCTGTGAGACAAGTTGTCAAAG ATCATCCAGATCTTGATCCCAGCACTTATTACCCAGACAAACGTTATAATCATATTCAACAAGTTCAAGAGAGACTTTCTTTCTTAAGATTTTTGctaaag GATGGCAGGTTATGTCTTTGTAACGAGCAAGCACGTCAAATTTGGGAGTGCTTGGCTGAAAAGAACGTATTTGATTGCGATAGAGAAGCATGCTTCAagtggttttcaaaaatcatgggTGAAATTCCAGACCTGGAACCGGACATTTACAAAGACTTTTTTGAGAGTAATGTTCTACAATTTGACCCTGCTCAGCTGACGGAAAGCGGTATGAAATGtttcgaacgatttttcaaaactgtcaaTTCAAAAGAAGGAAAATTACGCCAGAAAAGAAGAGATTATCAGACTGACGATCTTGATTTAATTGGAACTGAATATTTATGGAGG GTGCTTACTTATGGCGGTGACGCGATCGCAAATCGAGCTATAGAATTATTAAAAGAGGTGAACACGAATTTAGGCCCTCGTTTGCAAACGTCGTTGtgtgattttcatgataacCATATATCTGAGTGTATCAATCGTCTGAGAGCCTTATACGATACCATAAGTATATTAAGCAAGCAAGATAGCTCGTGTATGGAATCGAACGAAGGTCCTGTCAAGAATCCAATACGTAAAGAATCTGTCAGGATGTGTCGTATCTTGAGAgtcttatacgagtatattaacGAATGTGATAATAACTTCGCATCCGAAAGGAAACTGTTACCTTTGTACAG AGCCGGACGAGGAAAACATGTAGCTTTAATCGTGCGATTCGCCAATACCGGACGACAACCCGATGAGATAGAATTAGTTTTGCACGGAAATATGACTGTCGGATGTTTGAGGAAACAGATATTGCGTAAATTGAAATCGATTTCGAATAATCTGAAAGTAGAATTGTACGCGAACGGAGAAATGTTGGACCCAATTGACGATAAAAGACTGATATCGGATATCCCTGCTATTAAAGATAAATCG TTATTGACAGCAAAGCTCGTGCAAGGAAGTGGTAATTTGGTTAGTTCACCCGATAGCAGTTCCGATAGTTCGACTGGTTCACCGCACCATGCGTTAGATTTATCTCCAAATGAAGATGAAATGTACTTACCTGGCGTG ATTATATCGCGTAACGAACAATACACCcagttcttttttcaaatcgcCGATCGAGGTTCGGAACTAGGCGATTCGGATCTACGCGATGCTGCCAGAAATATCCTCAGAATTATTCCACCTGATCAAAACACAGTGGAGAATTTATAC ATCTTATTTTGCAATCCTGAAATCGACCCGCAAGATGAATCGGTGCAATTACCAACCTTGGAATCAATGTTCTTTGGACCTTCTCCTTCGCAAGTGTTATATAACATCGAA GTGCTATATACGTTACTGATGCCCACATATGATCCACAAACGGACAAAACAGTCGATTTTCAATTTGCCTTTCTGTGCAGCGATAAAGCTCAGGTTGCGCTTGAAATGTTGACCAAGAATAATTTTCTACCTCGTGCCGATGTCGCCACTAAACG AGCGGCGTTTCTTACCGTATTGAAAATCTGCTACGTGTTACTTTCGGTTGTTGGACATATCGCGTATAAGGTGGCTGAAAGTTCTAGAAATTATTTGATCGAATCGAGTCCCCAGAGCGAAGATGGTTTTGCGACGAATAACGCCCTTATATTGATCAAAGATGCGTTCTACTCGTTACCTATCCATAGTACCGATTCGGCTGTTCGTAGCTTGGTGGCTTGTAAAGTTGCTCAGAAGTTCATTGACGAG GTTTATATGAATACACGCTGCATTGAATTTCATTCTTCTATCATCGACGAAGGTGTTAAATGCAGTATACCTCGACTAGAGACCATTCGCGCCATAATACGATTGGCTTGGGCGTGTGCCGGCGGTAATATGCAACTTTTGGTCGATTCGGCTGGAACTGACATGTTACATGTTGCTCTCCAAGAGAACGAACCCGAAGAAGAAGACGTTTTAG TTTGCAGAGAAGCCTTGGAATTGTTACCAATATGCATGATATTGAATAGACTCGCGTTGGATAATTTACACGGCGAGAAATTATGGCCACATTTCATCATCGATTTGGTTCTGATTGCGCGTAACCG AGCTATTCGCTATTTCGCTAGCGAACAGATATTACTTATGATGTCCTTCTCGCATAGTCAGCCGCCTTTGTTGAACtgtatttcattattattcaaCGTTTTGAATAAAGATATCGTAACCGAAAATGGATCTAGTgcgtttgaatattttcat TTACTGTGCCGATTGATTAGCGTTGTTCAGCAACGAGAATGTATCCTACCCAACATTGAAGAATTGTTGAATTCCGAAATTGCGTGGTTAAAGATGGTGAag gaTAACGTAAAAAGGTCTGGTACTTTGTTGGTTGATGAAATATTGCTGGAAGGACATTTAGGCATCACGAAAGAATTATTAAGATGCATGTCCCCGGAAAAGAAGTACTTTTACGGTTCGGACGAGAACAGTTCGGTGAAATTAGTCAAa GAGCTAATCGAAGATTTCATATTTCCGGCGTCCAAACAAATGCTGCATTTTGAAAAGACTAAAGAAACTGTTTTGGAAAGAGCAATACCTGTGTGTAATACGCCTCAGTCTTTAGATTCGGCTTTTGATTTGCTAGTCACACTATGTATGGGTTGCGCGTCGAATTTAAGGCTAGTCGTACAAATGCTTTGTGATATGTTCTATTCCG atcGTGATGCTCCTTTGGTCGAATGGGATTATTTACCGCCTGTCGGTCCTCGTCCACTGACTGGTTTCGCCGGATTGAAAAACGCAGGTGCTACGTGTTATATGAATTCTGTGATTCAACAGTTATACATGGTGGAGAGTATCCGAGTTAATATACTCGCCGCCGAAGGTGCAGCTACCGATCCGAATGAAGATTTTTCTGGCGAAGATAGATATGATTTGGAT CAAAGTCCGGTTGATACTGTTGATGGAGATGAGAAATGTAGCGTCGACGATGCTCGCAAAAAGTACAATATTAATATATTGAAAGAAGTTCAAGCTATTTTCGGGCATTTGGCGTGCAGTAAATTGCAATACTACGTACCGAAAGGATTATGGAGGAATTTCCG ACTTCAAGGCGAACCGGTCAATTTACGAGAGCAGCAGGATGCGGTAGAATTTTTCATGAGTCTTATCGAAAGCATCGACGAAGCGTTGAAAGCGCTTAATCACGAGCAAACCATGAGTAAAGTGTTAGGTGGCTCGTTTTCGGACCAGAAAATATGCAAAGGCTGTCCTCATAG aTACTGTAGAGAAGAGCCATTTAGTGTAATCAGCGTAGATATGCGAAACCATTCGAATTTATTAGATTCGTTAGAACAGTATGTGAAAGGCGAACTTCTGGAAGGAGTTGATGCGTATCACTGTGATAAATGCGATAAAAAG GTTGAAACTGTCAAACGTTTATGCGTGAAAAAGTTACCTCCAGTACTTACAATTCAGTTGAAGAGGTTCGAATACGATTTCGAACGAGTTTGTGCCATTAAATTTAACGATTATTTTGAATTCCCGAGGAATTTAGATATGGAACCGTATACCG tctCCGGTTTAGCTAAAGTTGAAGGAGAATTAATCGACTGTGATAATATTTCACCGGATGGCTCATCCGACAGCAATAATATCGAAGAAGTTTGTACCAAATACCAGCTGACCGGTATTGTCGTTCACAGCGGACAAGCCAGCGGTGGCCATTATTATTCGTATATTTTGCATAG GCATAGTGACGGATCTTCAAAATGGTACAAGTTCGATGATGGCGATGTCAGCGAATGTAAAATGGAAGACGATGAAGAAATGAAGTCGCAGTGCTTCGGAGGAGATTATATGGGCGAA GTATTTGATCAAATGCTGAAAAGGATGAGCTACAGAAGACAGAAACGATGGTGGAACGCGTATATGTTATTTTATACTCGTCTCGATGTACAGGAAGAGCCTCTAGTCAATAATTTAAAACAGTTATCTTTGT cTGAATCGAGACTGAGCTTGTTGAAAATGCCCGaaccaattgaaaaaagtgtcattcgACAGAACATTAAATTTATGCATAATCGTAATCAATTCAGTcaagaatattttcatttcatgaaaCGCATAGCGATATGCAACACGCCCACGAATCATCAAAACGCCTGCGATATGTTTTCG GATTCGGTGATGGAAGAGTTATCTTTATTGACGGTTCAGTTAGTATCAAAGTTTCTGTTTCATACCGGATTTCATACGAAAAAAGCGTTACGAGGACCAGCTTCTGATTGGTGGGAAGTGTTGAACTTCCATTTGAAAAGTTACAGCTCGGTCCGAAGATGGTTCGCGTACAACATTTTGTTAGAGCATCCGCATAG ATTTTGCGAATACTTGCTGTCATGCCCGAGTGCCGAAGTTAGAACGGCGTTTATTAAAATCGTTGCTCATTTAGCTCATTATTCGGTCAAAGATCCGGTACCCAGCGCGTCCAGTACACCAT CTATATTTTTCGATACTACTTCGCCTCTCAGCGATCAGATTCTAATCACAGCGTTGCAGTTGCTTAATAAAGAGATATCTGATCACGGTCGACATCTTTCTCACTACTTCACtctgtttcaaatttattgcGGGTTTGGTACCACCGAAAGACAGCAGTTACTTAGG tTGAATGTGCCATGTTTATTTTTGTTGGTTACTCTGGACGAGGGTCCAGGGCCTGCCATTAAGTACCAGTATACCGAATTAAATAAATGCCATGCTGTTATTTCAACGTTAATCAGATGCTGTGACGTGAGAAGTCAGTGCAATCCTTTTCAG GGTGCACCAATGTTACCTAATCCGTATGCTGAGTACAGTAACGATTCTTACATTATGGAATTACAACCTCAAGTGCAAGAAATATTATATAATCGTATAAG CTACGTGAAAAAGTTGATTGAAGAAGTACAGCTAACAGAAGATACTTTAAAATTGTTACAATTCGTTTCGTGGGAAAATCCGCACATGTCTAAGACCATCCTGAGCGAAGTGCTGTGGCATATAGCGTTCGCATATTGTAACGAATTAAAACATCATATCGAAATGTTATTGGCATTGTTACGTATGGAAGACTCGTGGCAACAGCATCGTATATCGAACGCTTTAAAAG GGCTATCACCAGATCGCGATGGTTTGTTCGAAATCACATTTCGTAGTAAAACGCATTATCAGAAGAGATCCTACCAGTGTATTAAATGCATGGTTATGTTGTTCTCGAAATGTCGCCTTGCCCATAACATGCTCAACAGTGATCCtaatctgaagaaaaaatggTGGCAAGCGGTCGAATGGTTGAACGAAGAATTAGATAGA AGACCTTTCGTTTCGTCGCCGCCTTATAATTATGCTAATTGGCAGTCGACGAGTTCGGTTCCTTCGAATGATACTGCGAATGGATATTTACTGGAGAGATCCAATTCGGCGAAGAAAACATTGGAAAAAGCGCTGGAAATTTGTCCCGATACG GAAGGAGATACGGACGAGCAATCTGACGATGGCGAAAGTTCGCAAACTGAAGAACTTACACCAAATGAAATTCATCCTCCGCAGCCGGTCGTAAAGGGTGTCCAGCGAATACCTTGGTTCAAATCGGAACGTTTTCA GGTTCACGATAGCGAAGTATCCGGTAGTAATTTCTCAAACCGGTCACCACCTCAGAGACTTAATTTAAGAGAAACCAATACATCGCCAGTCCAATCAGGGGTTCCTGTAGAGTTACCATTATCTGCAATCGAAGCACCCAACGAAGATGGAGGTGAAAGTAGTAAATCATCGGTCACATGCTTCGAACAGACAGACAAGCTAAACGGCGTGAAAAGAAAACCGATCACCGAATCGAATTCGCAACAGACTTCATCTTCGACCGATGTATCGTAG